One Micromonospora sp. WMMD812 genomic window carries:
- a CDS encoding ABC transporter ATP-binding protein yields MRLEDVWLRYRRRGPWVLRGVDVRIGAGEVAVVLGRNGVGKSTLLQVAAGVLRPARGRVVDRPARVGWVPERFPADQPFTVTHYLTAMGRMAGLTASAADHAVSAWTERLGLTRFRGVRLPELSKGTAQKVGLAQAMLRPPGLLVLDEPWEGLDAGARELVPELIDEVRAGGGAVLVSDHRGEVARVPGARRWMVADGLVTEETPAGAEAFAVVEVAVPAMRVADAVARLRAEGHHVLGVRPGGPPAATDAGLDGPEAGAGVAVDVPPAGSDVAVDLPSGATDVGLDGPRAGADVALDGPHVDDPAGAGR; encoded by the coding sequence ATGCGGCTTGAGGACGTCTGGCTGCGGTACCGGCGGCGGGGTCCGTGGGTGCTGCGGGGTGTGGACGTACGGATCGGTGCGGGTGAGGTCGCCGTCGTGCTCGGCCGCAACGGGGTCGGCAAGTCGACGCTGCTCCAGGTCGCCGCGGGGGTGCTCCGGCCGGCCCGCGGGCGGGTCGTCGACCGCCCGGCGCGGGTGGGCTGGGTTCCCGAGCGCTTTCCGGCCGATCAGCCCTTCACGGTGACGCACTACCTGACCGCGATGGGCCGGATGGCCGGGCTGACCGCGTCGGCGGCCGACCACGCGGTGAGCGCCTGGACCGAGCGGCTCGGCCTCACCCGGTTCCGCGGCGTCCGGCTGCCCGAGTTGTCCAAGGGGACCGCCCAGAAGGTCGGTCTCGCCCAGGCGATGCTCCGCCCGCCCGGCCTGCTGGTCCTCGACGAGCCCTGGGAGGGGCTCGACGCCGGGGCCCGCGAGCTGGTCCCCGAGCTCATCGACGAGGTGCGGGCCGGTGGCGGTGCGGTCCTGGTCAGCGACCACCGGGGCGAGGTCGCCCGCGTGCCCGGTGCCCGCCGCTGGATGGTCGCCGACGGCCTGGTGACGGAGGAGACGCCCGCCGGGGCGGAGGCGTTCGCCGTGGTCGAGGTCGCGGTGCCGGCCATGCGGGTCGCCGACGCCGTCGCCCGCCTGCGCGCCGAGGGCCACCACGTGCTGGGCGTACGCCCCGGCGGCCCGCCCGCCGCCACCGACGCCGGCCTGGACGGCCCGGAGGCCGGCGCCGGTGTCGCCGTGGACGTCCCGCCCGCCGGCAGCGATGTCGCAGTGGACCTTCCGTCCGGTGCCACGGACGTCGGCCTGGACGGCCCACGGGCCGGCGCCGACGTCGCCCTCGACGGCCCGCACGTGGACGACCCGGCCGGGGCCGGCCGGTGA
- the rplJ gene encoding 50S ribosomal protein L10 — MADKPIRADKATAVAELTESFRNAGATVLTEYRGLTVSQLTQLRRSLGKETSYTVAKNTLAKRAATDAGISGLDELFTGPTALTFVSGDVVEAAKGLRDFAKANPKLVIKGGVFEGKAISAAEVTKLADLESREVLLAKLAGAMKGNLSKAAALFQAPLSKTARLAAALQDKREKEGAEAA, encoded by the coding sequence ATGGCGGACAAGCCGATCCGGGCCGACAAGGCCACGGCCGTCGCCGAGCTGACCGAGAGCTTCCGCAACGCGGGGGCGACCGTGCTGACCGAGTACCGCGGTCTGACGGTTTCCCAGCTCACCCAGCTGCGGCGCTCGCTCGGCAAGGAGACCAGCTACACCGTCGCGAAGAACACGCTCGCGAAGCGTGCCGCGACGGACGCGGGCATCTCCGGCCTCGACGAGCTGTTCACCGGTCCTACCGCGCTGACTTTCGTTTCGGGCGACGTCGTCGAGGCGGCGAAGGGCCTTCGCGACTTCGCGAAGGCCAACCCGAAGCTCGTCATCAAGGGCGGTGTCTTCGAGGGCAAGGCCATTTCCGCGGCCGAGGTCACGAAGCTCGCCGACCTGGAGTCCCGTGAGGTGCTGCTGGCCAAGCTGGCCGGCGCGATGAAGGGCAACCTGAGCAAGGCCGCGGCCCTGTTCCAGGCCCCGCTGTCGAAGACCGCCCGCCTGGCGGCGGCCCTGCAGGACAAGCGCGAGAAGGAGGGCGCCGAGGCGGCCTGA
- the rplL gene encoding 50S ribosomal protein L7/L12, whose protein sequence is MAKLSTDELLDAFKEMTLIELSEFVKQFEETFEVTAAAPVAVAAAGGAPAAAEAEPEKDEFDVILDADGGKKIQVIKVVRELTGLGLKEAKDLVEAAPKPVLEKVNKETADKAKAKLEGEGAKVTLK, encoded by the coding sequence ATGGCGAAGCTCAGCACCGACGAGCTGCTCGACGCGTTCAAGGAGATGACGCTGATCGAGCTCTCCGAGTTCGTGAAGCAGTTCGAGGAGACCTTCGAGGTCACCGCCGCCGCCCCGGTCGCCGTGGCTGCCGCGGGTGGCGCCCCGGCCGCCGCCGAGGCCGAGCCGGAGAAGGACGAGTTCGACGTCATCCTCGACGCCGACGGTGGCAAGAAGATCCAGGTCATCAAGGTCGTGCGTGAGCTGACCGGCCTGGGCCTCAAGGAGGCCAAGGACCTGGTCGAGGCCGCGCCGAAGCCGGTCCTGGAGAAGGTCAACAAGGAGACCGCCGACAAGGCCAAGGCCAAGCTCGAGGGCGAGGGCGCCAAGGTCACCCTCAAGTGA
- a CDS encoding DNA-directed RNA polymerase subunit beta, which yields MAASRPAKTSRTSSAFAPRRVSFGRITEHLEVPNLLAIQNESFDWLVGNEAWQGRSADDPHARSGLAEILDEISPIEDFSGTMSLSFSAPRFDEVKASIEECKEKDLTYCAPLFVTAEFTNNTTGEIKSQTVFMGDFPMMTPKGTFIINGTERVVVSQLVRSPGVYFDKQPDKTSDRDLSSVKVIPSRGAWLEFDIDKRDTVGVRIDRKRRQAVTVLLKAIGWSAEQIRERFGWSELMMTTLEKDHIAGQDEALLDIYRKLRPGEPPTRENAQTLLDNLFFNPKRYDVAKVGRYKFNKKLEVDVPITTGTLTEDDIVATVEYLCRLHAGEDGYEADDIDHFGNRRLRTVGELIQNQVRVGLSRMERVVRERMTTQDVEAITPQTLINIRPVVAAIKEFFGTSQLSQFMDQTNPLAGLTHRRRLSALGPGGLSRERAGFEVRDVHPSHYGRMCPIETPEGPNIGLIGALSTFARVNPFGFIETPYRKVVEGRVTDQIDYLTADEEDRFVKAQANAPLRADGSFAEDRVLVRRKGGETEDVPPAAVDYMDVSPRQMTSVATAMIPFLEHDDANRALMGANMQRQAVPLVKAEAPLVGTGMEYRAAVDAGDVVVAEVGGVIEDLCADYITVHQDDGHRRTYLLHKFRRSNAGSCVNQKPVVFEGDRVEAGQVIADGPCTDEGEMALGRNLLVAFMTWEGHNYEDAIILSQRLVQQDVLTSIHIEEHEVDARDTKLGPEEITRDIPNVSEEMLADLDERGIIRIGAEVVPGDILVGKVTPKGETELTPEERLLRAIFGEKAREVRDTSLKVPHGETGTVIGVRTFSREDGDELPPGVNELVRVYVAQKRKIQDGDKLAGRHGNKGVISKILPIEDMPFLEDGTPVDIVLNPLGVPSRMNIGQVLETHLGWVAKTGWQIEGDDTEWKRQLRSIEAHESEPDTNVATPVFDGAREEEISGLLASTLPNRDGNQLIGSSGKAQLFDGRSGEPLPDPIAVGYIYILKLNHLVDDKIHARSTGPYSMITQQPLGGKAQFGGQRFGEMECWAMQAYGAAYALQELLTIKSDDVLGRVKVYEAIVKGENIPEPGIPESFKVLLKELQSLCLNVEVLSSDGVALEMRETDDEVFRAAEELGIDLSRREPSSVEEV from the coding sequence TTGGCAGCTTCCCGCCCTGCGAAGACCAGTCGTACGTCGAGCGCTTTCGCTCCCCGCCGAGTTTCATTCGGCAGGATCACCGAACACCTCGAGGTCCCCAACCTCCTCGCCATCCAGAACGAGTCCTTCGACTGGCTCGTCGGCAACGAGGCTTGGCAGGGCCGGTCGGCGGACGACCCGCACGCACGCTCGGGTCTCGCGGAGATCCTCGACGAGATCAGTCCCATTGAGGACTTCTCCGGCACCATGTCGCTCTCCTTCTCGGCTCCGCGCTTCGACGAGGTCAAGGCCTCGATCGAGGAGTGCAAGGAGAAGGACCTCACCTACTGTGCCCCGCTGTTCGTGACCGCGGAGTTCACCAACAACACCACCGGCGAGATCAAGAGCCAGACGGTGTTCATGGGTGACTTCCCGATGATGACGCCGAAGGGCACCTTCATCATCAACGGCACCGAGCGCGTGGTGGTCAGCCAGCTCGTCCGGTCCCCGGGCGTGTACTTCGACAAGCAGCCGGACAAGACCTCCGACCGCGACCTCTCCAGCGTCAAGGTCATCCCGAGCCGGGGTGCCTGGCTGGAGTTCGACATCGACAAGCGCGACACGGTCGGCGTCCGCATCGACCGCAAGCGTCGGCAGGCCGTCACGGTCCTGCTCAAGGCCATCGGATGGTCGGCCGAGCAGATCCGTGAGCGGTTCGGCTGGTCCGAGCTGATGATGACCACGCTCGAGAAGGACCACATCGCCGGCCAGGACGAGGCGCTCCTCGACATCTACCGCAAGCTCCGCCCTGGCGAGCCGCCGACGCGCGAGAACGCCCAGACCCTGCTCGACAACCTCTTCTTCAACCCGAAGCGGTACGACGTCGCCAAGGTCGGTCGATACAAGTTCAACAAGAAGCTCGAAGTGGACGTGCCGATCACCACCGGCACGCTGACCGAGGACGACATCGTCGCCACCGTGGAGTACCTCTGCCGGCTGCACGCCGGTGAGGACGGCTACGAGGCCGACGACATCGACCACTTCGGCAACCGTCGCCTGCGCACCGTGGGCGAGCTGATCCAGAACCAGGTTCGGGTCGGCCTGTCCCGGATGGAGCGGGTCGTCCGCGAGCGGATGACCACGCAGGACGTCGAGGCGATCACGCCGCAGACCCTGATCAACATCCGCCCGGTGGTGGCGGCGATCAAGGAGTTCTTCGGCACGTCGCAGCTGTCCCAGTTCATGGACCAGACCAACCCGCTGGCGGGCCTGACCCACCGGCGCCGGCTGAGCGCGCTCGGCCCGGGTGGTCTGTCCCGGGAGCGGGCCGGCTTCGAGGTCCGTGACGTGCACCCGTCCCACTACGGCCGGATGTGCCCGATCGAGACGCCGGAAGGCCCGAACATCGGCCTGATCGGCGCGCTGTCCACCTTCGCCCGGGTCAACCCGTTCGGCTTCATCGAGACGCCGTACCGGAAGGTCGTCGAGGGTCGGGTCACCGACCAGATCGACTACCTGACCGCGGACGAGGAGGACCGCTTCGTCAAGGCGCAGGCCAACGCGCCGCTGCGGGCCGACGGCTCGTTCGCCGAGGACCGCGTCCTGGTCCGCCGTAAGGGCGGCGAGACCGAGGACGTCCCGCCGGCGGCCGTGGACTACATGGACGTGTCGCCGCGGCAGATGACCTCGGTCGCCACCGCGATGATCCCGTTCCTCGAGCACGACGACGCCAACCGGGCGCTGATGGGCGCGAACATGCAGCGCCAGGCGGTGCCGCTGGTCAAGGCCGAGGCGCCGCTCGTCGGCACCGGCATGGAGTACCGGGCCGCCGTCGACGCCGGTGACGTGGTCGTCGCCGAGGTCGGCGGTGTCATCGAGGACCTGTGCGCCGACTACATCACCGTGCACCAGGACGACGGCCACCGCCGGACGTACCTGCTGCACAAGTTCCGCCGCTCCAACGCCGGCTCCTGCGTCAACCAGAAGCCGGTGGTCTTCGAGGGCGACCGCGTCGAGGCCGGCCAGGTCATCGCCGACGGTCCGTGCACCGACGAGGGCGAGATGGCGCTCGGGCGCAACCTGCTCGTGGCGTTCATGACCTGGGAGGGGCACAACTACGAGGACGCGATCATCCTGTCGCAGCGTCTCGTGCAGCAGGACGTGCTCACCTCGATCCACATCGAGGAGCACGAGGTCGACGCCCGGGACACCAAGCTCGGTCCGGAGGAGATCACCCGCGACATCCCGAACGTCAGCGAGGAGATGCTCGCTGACCTCGACGAGCGCGGCATCATCCGGATCGGCGCCGAGGTCGTCCCCGGCGACATCCTGGTCGGCAAGGTCACGCCGAAGGGCGAGACCGAGCTGACCCCGGAGGAGCGGCTGCTCCGCGCGATCTTCGGTGAGAAGGCGCGCGAGGTCCGGGACACCTCGCTGAAGGTGCCGCACGGCGAGACCGGCACGGTCATCGGCGTGCGTACCTTCTCCCGCGAGGACGGCGACGAGCTGCCTCCGGGCGTCAACGAGCTGGTCCGGGTCTACGTCGCCCAGAAGCGGAAGATCCAGGACGGTGACAAGCTCGCCGGTCGCCACGGCAACAAGGGCGTCATCTCCAAGATTCTCCCGATCGAGGACATGCCGTTCCTCGAGGACGGCACCCCGGTCGACATCGTGCTCAACCCGCTCGGTGTGCCGAGCCGGATGAACATCGGCCAGGTCCTGGAGACCCACCTCGGGTGGGTGGCCAAGACCGGCTGGCAGATCGAGGGCGACGACACCGAGTGGAAGCGTCAGCTCCGCTCGATCGAGGCCCACGAGTCCGAGCCGGACACCAACGTGGCCACGCCGGTCTTCGACGGTGCCCGCGAGGAGGAGATCTCCGGTCTGCTCGCGTCGACCCTGCCCAACCGGGACGGCAACCAGCTGATCGGTTCCAGCGGCAAGGCGCAGCTGTTCGACGGTCGCTCCGGCGAGCCGCTGCCGGACCCGATCGCGGTCGGCTACATCTACATCCTGAAGCTCAACCACCTGGTCGACGACAAGATCCACGCTCGGTCGACCGGCCCGTACTCGATGATCACGCAGCAGCCGCTGGGTGGTAAGGCGCAGTTCGGTGGCCAGCGCTTCGGTGAGATGGAGTGCTGGGCGATGCAGGCGTACGGCGCCGCGTACGCCCTGCAGGAGCTGCTGACGATCAAGTCCGACGACGTTCTCGGCCGGGTGAAGGTCTACGAGGCCATCGTCAAGGGCGAGAACATTCCGGAGCCGGGCATCCCGGAGTCGTTCAAGGTGCTGCTCAAGGAGCTGCAGTCGCTGTGCCTCAACGTCGAGGTGCTCTCCAGCGACGGTGTGGCCCTCGAGATGCGCGAGACCGACGACGAGGTGTTCCGGGCCGCCGAGGAGCTGGGCATCGACCTGTCCCGGCGCGAGCCGAGCTCGGTCGAGGAAGTGTGA